The Winogradskyella schleiferi genome contains the following window.
AATGAACATGCAAATATATGGATAAGTTAGAAGTTAATAAGGGCCGGAAGTATTTAATGTTTTAAAACTTATGAGTTGGCAACAATCCAAAGTACTTAAAATCGTTAAATAATCTTCTAAACAAACAAAACTTTAAATACTTGTAACTTTAAGTACTTATAACTTCTTAGTATATTTGACAAAAATTTTATGGCTGAAAAAGTAAATCCATATAAGGACAGCGACCAATCCAAAAAGGTTCAAGTCACTAAAATGTTCGACACCATTTCTAAAGAATATGATGGTCTCAACCGTGTTATTTCGTTTGGTATCGATGTAAAATGGAGAAACAAGGTTGTAAAATTAGTGGCCCAAACTAATCCTGAAAATATTTTGGATATCGCTACTGGAACGGGAGATTTAGCTATTAGCCTAACTTCTACGACCGCAAAAGAAATTATTGGCTTAGACATAAGTGATGGCATGTTGGAAGTTGGACGAAAAAAAATTAAATCCAAAAACTTAGATAATGTCATATCCATGGTTATTGGAGATTCAGAAAATTTACCTTTTGAAGATGACACTTTCGATGCTATAACCGTTGCTTTTGGTGTTCGTAATTTTGAACATTTAGAAAAAGGACTAGCTG
Protein-coding sequences here:
- the ubiE gene encoding bifunctional demethylmenaquinone methyltransferase/2-methoxy-6-polyprenyl-1,4-benzoquinol methylase UbiE produces the protein MAEKVNPYKDSDQSKKVQVTKMFDTISKEYDGLNRVISFGIDVKWRNKVVKLVAQTNPENILDIATGTGDLAISLTSTTAKEIIGLDISDGMLEVGRKKIKSKNLDNVISMVIGDSENLPFEDDTFDAITVAFGVRNFEHLEKGLAEILRVLKPNGIFVILETSVPTNPIYKAGYNVHTKLVMPVIGKLFSKDKVAYDYLSESASVFPYGEALNNILRKIGFINVKDMPQTMGVATIYSASKS